A single region of the Macrobrachium rosenbergii isolate ZJJX-2024 chromosome 5, ASM4041242v1, whole genome shotgun sequence genome encodes:
- the LOC136838807 gene encoding uncharacterized protein isoform X2 yields the protein MVESAAAAPGKKAGNTSLSTIIVVDDGMSEGLHMTTSQVNALSHLVACRECGEAVNVGVRPTTKGMISEFTVTCSVCDDHKSTNTPNLVRERKRKRERRDCMLQKTENINYAHVAAFLDNGLGYSGLRHYCKYFNARCLNEATFIVYARQVIIDVINDTEESLLYAASIVREVFKSQLETDGLIDLTVAFTTTYHQWGSDFCLVAGAVIELTTGLVLDYDVANMYCHVCKINAKKIVSMSPAEMTDWFNKHQDSCEIREWCDELDHDAEEGVREIEPKYLECFVAKKIWMRSIEKYGFRYTTLIHESDEKIHEELSKAAIYDDIPILIDANSSCFSRRKSEHARTSFQTKLKAKCPRERVQTKDRILYVYAMSIPEYNKFAVSSNIKLRHLVKEMEGLEESALLYDQSEEQGEESRIQVIEANGEELEPQKGEVIYAEVRGEEVIPIQKGGTSQEAEMEREELLEEPQEEEEEEETVLDQGADTADSEEMEESTEAVVKYLKETDPALRVKEEVKVKPEA from the coding sequence ATGGTAgaatcagcagcagcagctccAGGTAAAAAAGCAGGAAATACATCTCTTTCAACAATAATTGTTGTAGATGATGGCATGTCAGAAGGACTTCATATGACGACAAGTCAGGTGAATGCACTCAGTCATTTGGTTGCTTGCCGAGAGTGTGGTGAAGCAGTAAATGTTGGTGTACGGCCAACAACTAAAGGTATGATATCAGAGTTCACAGTCACTTGTAGTGTTTGTGATGATCATAAGTCTACAAATACACCTAACTTAGTTcgtgaaagaaaaaggaaaagagaaagaagagattgcATGTTACAGAAGACAGAAAATATCAACTATGCTCATGTTGCTGCCTTCTTAGACAATGGTCTTGGGTACAGTGGCTTACGCCATTACTGTAAATACTTTAATGCTAGGTGCCTCAATGAGGCTACCTTTATTGTGTATGCAAGACAAGTTATTATTGACGTCATTAATGATACAGAAGAAAGCTTGCTTTATGCTGCAAGCATTGTCAGAGAAGTATTCAAGAGCCAATTGGAAACTGATGGTCTCATTGATCTCACTGTTGCCTTTACAACTACTTACCATCAGTGGGGTAGTGACTTCTGCTTAGTTGCAGGTGCTGTTATAGAACTGACAACTGGTCTAGTATTGGACTATGATGTTGCCAACATGTATTGTCATGTGTGTAAGATCAATGCAAAAAAGATTGTATCCATGTCTCCTGCTGAAATGACTGATTGGTTTAATAAGCATCAGGATTCATGTGAAATAAGAGAATGGTGTGACGAACTTGACCATGATGCTGAGGAAGGGGTCAGAGAGATAGAACCTAAATATTTAGAATGCTTTGTAGCAAAGAAGATATGGATGCGGTCCATTGAAAAGTATGGATTTCGTTACACAACACTAATAcatgaaagtgatgaaaagatTCATGAAGAACTATCCAAAGCTGCCATCTATGATGATATTCCAATTCTTATTGATGCTAACTCATCTTGTTTTAGTCGAAGAAAAAGTGAACATGCCAGAACATCTTTTCAGACAAAATTGAAAGCCAAATGTCCTAGGGAGCGAGTGCAAACCAAAGACcggattttgtatgtttatgctaTGTCCATTCCAGAATATAACAAATTTGCTGTGTCCTCCAACATAAAATTGAGACATCTGGTCAAAGAGATGGAAGGGCTGGAGGAATCTGCTTTGTTGTATGACCAATCAGAAGAACAAGGAGAAGAAAGTAGAATACAGGTCATTGAGGCAAATGGAGAAGAACTTGAACCACAAAAAGGAGAGGTGATTTATGCTGAAGTAAGGGGGGAAGAAGTTATCCCAATTCAAAAGGGAGGAACAAGTCAGGAGGCAGAGATGGAGAGGGAAGAATTGCTTGAAGAGCcccaggaagaggaggaagaggaagaaacagTTCTTGATCAGGGTGCTGATACTGCAGACtctgaagaaatggaagaatcAACAGAGGCTGttgttaaatatttgaaagaaactgATCCAGCCTTAAGAGTCAAGGAGGAAGTTAAAGTGAAACCCGAAGCGTAA
- the LOC136838807 gene encoding uncharacterized protein isoform X1 yields MRRKGRPTKQKAGKNPGKRGRQGKRKRESSPLKVKVPKKAALEMVESAAAAPGKKAGNTSLSTIIVVDDGMSEGLHMTTSQVNALSHLVACRECGEAVNVGVRPTTKGMISEFTVTCSVCDDHKSTNTPNLVRERKRKRERRDCMLQKTENINYAHVAAFLDNGLGYSGLRHYCKYFNARCLNEATFIVYARQVIIDVINDTEESLLYAASIVREVFKSQLETDGLIDLTVAFTTTYHQWGSDFCLVAGAVIELTTGLVLDYDVANMYCHVCKINAKKIVSMSPAEMTDWFNKHQDSCEIREWCDELDHDAEEGVREIEPKYLECFVAKKIWMRSIEKYGFRYTTLIHESDEKIHEELSKAAIYDDIPILIDANSSCFSRRKSEHARTSFQTKLKAKCPRERVQTKDRILYVYAMSIPEYNKFAVSSNIKLRHLVKEMEGLEESALLYDQSEEQGEESRIQVIEANGEELEPQKGEVIYAEVRGEEVIPIQKGGTSQEAEMEREELLEEPQEEEEEEETVLDQGADTADSEEMEESTEAVVKYLKETDPALRVKEEVKVKPEA; encoded by the coding sequence ATCCTGGCAAACGTGGTCGTCAGggtaagaggaaaagagaaagttcCCCCCTTAAAGTGAAAGTGCCTAAGAAAGCTGCCCTTGAAATGGTAgaatcagcagcagcagctccAGGTAAAAAAGCAGGAAATACATCTCTTTCAACAATAATTGTTGTAGATGATGGCATGTCAGAAGGACTTCATATGACGACAAGTCAGGTGAATGCACTCAGTCATTTGGTTGCTTGCCGAGAGTGTGGTGAAGCAGTAAATGTTGGTGTACGGCCAACAACTAAAGGTATGATATCAGAGTTCACAGTCACTTGTAGTGTTTGTGATGATCATAAGTCTACAAATACACCTAACTTAGTTcgtgaaagaaaaaggaaaagagaaagaagagattgcATGTTACAGAAGACAGAAAATATCAACTATGCTCATGTTGCTGCCTTCTTAGACAATGGTCTTGGGTACAGTGGCTTACGCCATTACTGTAAATACTTTAATGCTAGGTGCCTCAATGAGGCTACCTTTATTGTGTATGCAAGACAAGTTATTATTGACGTCATTAATGATACAGAAGAAAGCTTGCTTTATGCTGCAAGCATTGTCAGAGAAGTATTCAAGAGCCAATTGGAAACTGATGGTCTCATTGATCTCACTGTTGCCTTTACAACTACTTACCATCAGTGGGGTAGTGACTTCTGCTTAGTTGCAGGTGCTGTTATAGAACTGACAACTGGTCTAGTATTGGACTATGATGTTGCCAACATGTATTGTCATGTGTGTAAGATCAATGCAAAAAAGATTGTATCCATGTCTCCTGCTGAAATGACTGATTGGTTTAATAAGCATCAGGATTCATGTGAAATAAGAGAATGGTGTGACGAACTTGACCATGATGCTGAGGAAGGGGTCAGAGAGATAGAACCTAAATATTTAGAATGCTTTGTAGCAAAGAAGATATGGATGCGGTCCATTGAAAAGTATGGATTTCGTTACACAACACTAATAcatgaaagtgatgaaaagatTCATGAAGAACTATCCAAAGCTGCCATCTATGATGATATTCCAATTCTTATTGATGCTAACTCATCTTGTTTTAGTCGAAGAAAAAGTGAACATGCCAGAACATCTTTTCAGACAAAATTGAAAGCCAAATGTCCTAGGGAGCGAGTGCAAACCAAAGACcggattttgtatgtttatgctaTGTCCATTCCAGAATATAACAAATTTGCTGTGTCCTCCAACATAAAATTGAGACATCTGGTCAAAGAGATGGAAGGGCTGGAGGAATCTGCTTTGTTGTATGACCAATCAGAAGAACAAGGAGAAGAAAGTAGAATACAGGTCATTGAGGCAAATGGAGAAGAACTTGAACCACAAAAAGGAGAGGTGATTTATGCTGAAGTAAGGGGGGAAGAAGTTATCCCAATTCAAAAGGGAGGAACAAGTCAGGAGGCAGAGATGGAGAGGGAAGAATTGCTTGAAGAGCcccaggaagaggaggaagaggaagaaacagTTCTTGATCAGGGTGCTGATACTGCAGACtctgaagaaatggaagaatcAACAGAGGCTGttgttaaatatttgaaagaaactgATCCAGCCTTAAGAGTCAAGGAGGAAGTTAAAGTGAAACCCGAAGCGTAA